Proteins from a single region of Humidesulfovibrio mexicanus:
- a CDS encoding acetate--CoA ligase family protein, whose translation MSESQSLSALFAPASVAVVGASRSRSKVGGMVLANLLAAGYRGVVHAVNPAAAAAGQSLAGLAPLASSSELPHGVDLAVLCLPRAAALPELALLASRGVRAAIVLAAGFRETGRQGFLAEQELTRIAREAGMLLLGPNSLGLINTACSLNVSFAAGHPAPGGVSFFSQSGAMCVSVLDWAMGLGLGFSKFVSLGNKACLNEAAALRALGDDPETRVILGYCESVEDGREFLAAAREVAARKPVLLLKAGITPAGARAVSAHTGSASGSPAAYHAAFRQAGVIHVGEMSELFSLAQTFALLLPPAGGGLAVVTNAGGPGILAADACARTQLSLPRPAAATLERLLAELPGFASLYNPVDLLGDAGPDRYRTALAYLLADPNIHAALAMLTPTARSEPLQTARAVIEAAHGPDNPQTKPVAACLLGGAAVRPAREALHAAGIPCFDYPETAVAALAALHGRAARVRRDEHAPPADAEEFLPWDDEALSIIEAAQTQGLRELGGVTALEAAHAAGLPVLTTGLARSSAEAVRLAGEIGLPVTLRLALRGGETSGDECFGAGVSPPLADPEAVRRAFGAITSSAARLRPEAGVSGCLVQAAAGIPREGFRLEAGFARDPQFGPLVSFGMAGVGSDLLGDVSHRLAPLTREDAREMLREVRFYPLLRGVGGGQVVSLAALERLLLGVSRLAWRAPALAGASFTPVLAGTEGVFVAGARLALV comes from the coding sequence ATGTCCGAATCCCAATCCCTGTCCGCGCTGTTCGCCCCGGCCTCCGTGGCCGTGGTGGGCGCCTCGCGCAGCCGGTCCAAGGTGGGCGGCATGGTGCTGGCGAATCTCTTGGCCGCAGGGTACAGGGGCGTCGTCCATGCCGTCAATCCCGCGGCGGCGGCGGCCGGGCAAAGTCTCGCCGGGCTCGCCCCCCTGGCTTCCTCCTCGGAGCTGCCCCACGGGGTCGACCTGGCGGTGCTCTGCCTCCCGCGCGCGGCCGCCCTGCCCGAACTGGCGCTCCTGGCCTCGCGCGGGGTGCGCGCGGCCATTGTGCTGGCGGCGGGCTTTCGCGAGACGGGCAGGCAGGGCTTTCTCGCCGAGCAGGAGCTGACGCGCATCGCCCGCGAGGCCGGGATGCTGCTGCTCGGGCCGAATTCCCTCGGGCTCATCAATACCGCCTGTTCCCTCAACGTCAGCTTCGCCGCCGGGCATCCCGCGCCGGGCGGGGTGTCGTTCTTTTCCCAGTCCGGGGCCATGTGCGTCTCCGTGCTGGACTGGGCCATGGGCCTTGGGCTCGGCTTTTCCAAGTTCGTCAGCCTGGGCAACAAGGCCTGCCTCAACGAGGCCGCCGCCCTGCGCGCCCTTGGCGACGACCCGGAGACCAGGGTCATCCTCGGCTATTGCGAGAGCGTTGAGGACGGCCGGGAATTTCTTGCCGCCGCGCGCGAGGTTGCGGCGCGCAAGCCCGTGCTGCTGCTCAAGGCGGGCATCACCCCGGCCGGAGCGCGGGCGGTTTCGGCGCACACGGGCTCGGCCTCGGGCTCGCCCGCGGCCTACCACGCGGCCTTTCGCCAAGCGGGCGTGATCCATGTGGGCGAAATGTCTGAGCTCTTCAGTCTGGCCCAGACCTTCGCCCTGCTGCTGCCGCCCGCCGGAGGCGGTCTGGCCGTGGTCACCAATGCGGGCGGGCCGGGCATTCTGGCCGCCGACGCCTGCGCCCGCACCCAGCTTTCCCTGCCCCGGCCTGCCGCCGCCACCCTGGAGCGCCTCTTGGCCGAACTGCCGGGCTTCGCCTCTTTGTACAATCCGGTGGACTTGCTGGGCGATGCCGGGCCGGACCGCTACCGGACCGCCCTGGCCTACCTGCTGGCCGATCCGAACATCCACGCCGCGCTGGCCATGCTCACCCCAACAGCCCGCTCCGAGCCCCTCCAGACGGCACGCGCCGTCATCGAGGCCGCGCACGGGCCGGACAACCCGCAGACCAAGCCCGTGGCGGCGTGCCTTCTGGGCGGCGCGGCCGTGCGCCCCGCGCGTGAGGCGCTGCACGCGGCCGGGATTCCCTGCTTCGACTATCCCGAAACCGCCGTGGCGGCCCTGGCCGCCCTGCACGGCCGCGCCGCGCGCGTGCGCCGGGACGAACACGCCCCCCCCGCCGATGCCGAGGAGTTCCTGCCCTGGGACGACGAAGCCCTGTCCATCATCGAGGCTGCGCAAACCCAGGGGTTGCGGGAGCTGGGCGGGGTCACCGCGCTGGAGGCCGCCCACGCGGCCGGGCTGCCCGTGCTCACCACCGGCCTTGCCCGCAGCAGCGCCGAGGCCGTGCGCCTGGCCGGGGAGATCGGTCTGCCCGTGACCCTGCGTCTGGCCTTGCGCGGCGGCGAGACTTCGGGCGACGAGTGCTTTGGGGCCGGGGTTTCGCCTCCGCTGGCGGACCCGGAGGCCGTGCGCCGGGCGTTCGGGGCCATCACCAGCAGCGCCGCGCGCCTGCGGCCCGAGGCCGGCGTGAGCGGTTGCCTGGTGCAGGCGGCCGCGGGCATCCCCCGCGAGGGCTTCCGCCTGGAGGCGGGCTTTGCCCGCGATCCCCAGTTCGGGCCCCTTGTGTCCTTCGGCATGGCGGGGGTGGGGTCCGATTTGCTTGGCGATGTTTCCCACCGTCTTGCCCCCTTGACCCGTGAGGACGCACGCGAGATGCTGCGGGAGGTGCGCTTCTACCCGCTGCTGCGCGGCGTGGGCGGAGGGCAGGTGGTTTCGCTTGCCGCCCTGGAGCGCCTGCTGCTGGGCGTCTCCCGGCTGGCGTGGCGCGCACCCGCCCTGGCCGGGGCCAGTTTCACCCCTGTGCTGGCCGGAACCGAGGGCGTGTTCGTGGCCGGGGCTAGGCTGGCCCTGGTCTAG
- a CDS encoding phosphotransacetylase family protein, producing the protein MPGLYIGSTSGYSGKNTVSVGLGLAFQQAGLAVGYMKPVGAMPMETEAGLGDEDALFVRDALGLAADPAHTPSAMTPVVVTHDFKVDAFEGRLAGVADGGLVKRVVEAYQGLARGRDVMLVAGSGSMYSGKYSGVDAVSLVAALGGADPRFGALVIDRFEKELNYDLLLMLKEQLGRSLFGVILNDVPPAYLDEVSGHLAPFLEARGIPVMGILPRDPLMGSITVGDLAQRLGGKIISAHHRTDRVVSQFLIGTMQVENFMLHFRKKKNAAVIVGGDRADVQLVALEGDCPCLVLTGNLYPNDVILTRSEVLETSIIIVREDTFTVAKKMENLLTRHKMRDAVKVRQGAELVARHLRMDLLRQSLGL; encoded by the coding sequence ATGCCCGGACTCTACATCGGCTCCACCTCGGGCTACTCGGGGAAAAACACCGTCAGCGTGGGCCTGGGGCTTGCGTTCCAGCAGGCCGGGCTTGCCGTGGGCTACATGAAGCCCGTGGGCGCCATGCCCATGGAGACGGAAGCGGGCCTGGGCGACGAGGACGCGCTTTTCGTGCGCGACGCCCTGGGCCTTGCGGCCGACCCTGCCCACACGCCTTCGGCCATGACGCCTGTGGTGGTGACCCACGATTTCAAGGTCGACGCCTTTGAGGGGCGGCTTGCGGGCGTGGCCGACGGCGGACTGGTGAAGCGCGTGGTGGAGGCGTACCAGGGCCTGGCCCGGGGCCGCGATGTGATGCTTGTGGCGGGCAGCGGCAGCATGTATTCGGGCAAGTACTCCGGGGTGGACGCCGTGAGCCTGGTGGCCGCCCTGGGCGGAGCGGACCCGCGCTTCGGGGCCCTGGTCATCGACCGCTTCGAGAAGGAGCTGAACTACGACCTGTTGCTGATGCTCAAGGAGCAGCTGGGACGGAGCCTGTTCGGCGTGATCCTGAACGACGTGCCCCCGGCCTATCTGGATGAGGTCTCCGGGCACCTGGCCCCCTTCCTGGAGGCGCGCGGCATCCCGGTCATGGGCATCCTCCCGCGCGACCCGCTCATGGGCTCCATCACCGTGGGCGACCTGGCCCAGCGTCTGGGCGGCAAGATCATCAGCGCCCACCACCGGACCGATCGCGTGGTCTCCCAGTTCTTGATCGGCACCATGCAGGTGGAGAATTTCATGCTGCACTTCCGCAAGAAGAAGAACGCGGCGGTCATCGTGGGCGGCGACCGCGCCGACGTGCAGCTGGTGGCCCTGGAGGGCGACTGCCCCTGTCTGGTGCTCACCGGGAACCTGTACCCCAACGATGTGATCCTCACCCGATCCGAGGTGCTGGAGACCAGCATCATCATCGTGCGCGAGGACACCTTCACCGTGGCCAAGAAGATGGAGAACCTGCTCACCCGCCACAAGATGCGCGACGCCGTGAAGGTGCGCCAGGGCGCGGAGCTGGTGGCGCGGCACCTGCGCATGGACCTGCTGCGGCAGAGCCTGGGGCTGTAG
- a CDS encoding DUF3859 domain-containing protein, which translates to MLKHFVVLIAAAALVLLSAAGQAAPQAAAAKAPQVTGAKVLATGVFSSLVATREYAPSVADGIRDSARAFVLLRRGTIVEAGLETGIGLRYQLLGHPKGARVLVDVVVRHPAIVNPDTQMPMTMSTARYERVIGEVEHSVWSFDTPGDLVPGEYVIEIQHKGRVLAREVFRVSVRED; encoded by the coding sequence ATGTTGAAACATTTTGTGGTGTTGATTGCGGCCGCAGCCCTGGTGCTGCTTTCTGCGGCGGGGCAGGCCGCACCCCAGGCGGCTGCGGCCAAGGCCCCGCAGGTGACCGGCGCCAAGGTGCTGGCCACGGGCGTGTTCTCCTCGCTGGTGGCCACCCGCGAATACGCCCCCTCCGTGGCCGACGGCATTCGCGACAGCGCGCGGGCCTTTGTGCTGCTGCGGCGCGGAACCATCGTGGAGGCGGGGCTTGAGACCGGCATCGGCCTGCGCTACCAGCTGCTCGGCCACCCCAAGGGCGCGCGGGTGCTGGTGGATGTGGTGGTGCGGCATCCGGCCATCGTCAACCCGGATACGCAAATGCCCATGACCATGTCCACCGCCCGCTACGAGCGGGTCATCGGCGAGGTGGAGCACAGCGTGTGGAGCTTCGACACTCCGGGCGACCTGGTGCCCGGCGAGTACGTCATCGAGATCCAGCACAAGGGCCGGGTGCTGGCCCGCGAGGTGTTCCGCGTCAGCGTGCGCGAGGACTAG
- a CDS encoding GGDEF domain-containing protein codes for MAPSQDHKNQNGLETVQETLARLGVADDADWMAVVLFARNLVSAMDMFTEDQKGQLQARIFEHMAKRPLDRPRFERIVQLIQRALLDNPVVRDLKAQLASERQVFDSLYSEMSGVFLEIRESVTARENTMKRMGEDADRDMAAAAPPGEVLRRLRGMITEMVSQAREEARAWQERARQLEHTANFDPLLSELYSRRALDAQLAAALERCRRANTPLALMFLDVDNFKNINDTHGHQVGDGVLRVLAAIVSAHATQFSGYPARFGGEELVVLCEGLDESHASARAEEIRQDVARCPFVPHLTTPDAVPPLHVTVSIGVAQIGPGQNGSDLVLAADRAMYAAKSQGRNRVVGHSQLAPYRAP; via the coding sequence ATGGCCCCTTCGCAGGACCACAAAAACCAGAACGGGCTCGAGACCGTCCAGGAAACCCTGGCGCGGCTTGGAGTCGCCGACGACGCCGACTGGATGGCCGTGGTGCTCTTTGCGCGCAACCTGGTCTCGGCCATGGACATGTTCACCGAGGACCAGAAGGGCCAACTGCAGGCCCGCATTTTCGAGCACATGGCCAAGCGGCCGTTGGACCGCCCCCGCTTCGAACGCATCGTGCAGCTCATCCAGCGCGCGTTGCTGGACAACCCCGTGGTGCGCGACCTGAAGGCCCAGCTGGCCTCGGAACGCCAGGTCTTTGATTCCCTGTATTCGGAGATGAGCGGGGTATTTCTGGAAATCCGCGAGAGCGTTACGGCGCGCGAGAACACCATGAAGCGCATGGGCGAGGACGCCGACCGGGACATGGCCGCCGCCGCCCCTCCGGGGGAGGTCTTGCGCCGTCTGCGCGGCATGATCACCGAAATGGTTTCCCAGGCCAGGGAGGAGGCGCGCGCCTGGCAGGAGCGCGCCCGGCAACTGGAGCACACGGCCAATTTCGATCCCCTGCTCTCCGAGCTCTACAGCCGCCGCGCCCTGGACGCCCAGCTCGCGGCGGCCCTGGAGCGCTGCCGCCGGGCGAACACGCCCCTGGCCCTCATGTTTCTCGATGTGGACAACTTCAAGAACATCAACGATACCCATGGCCACCAGGTGGGCGATGGCGTGCTGCGCGTGCTGGCGGCCATCGTCTCGGCGCACGCCACGCAGTTTTCCGGCTATCCGGCTCGGTTCGGCGGCGAGGAACTGGTGGTGCTGTGCGAGGGGCTCGACGAATCCCACGCTTCGGCCCGGGCCGAGGAGATCCGCCAGGATGTGGCCCGCTGCCCCTTTGTGCCGCACCTCACCACCCCGGACGCCGTGCCCCCGCTGCACGTCACCGTGAGCATCGGCGTGGCGCAGATCGGACCGGGGCAGAACGGCTCGGATCTGGTGCTCGCCGCGGATCGCGCCATGTACGCGGCCAAATCCCAGGGGCGCAACCGCGTGGTGGGGCACAGCCAACTGGCCCCCTACCGGGCGCCCTAG
- a CDS encoding HAMP domain-containing sensor histidine kinase, protein MPRVRSIQMRVLLWGWGVLIAGLALAFWRYSSTLDQETARDFERDTQAKLATVQWLLERGGPFADPRDRQDFLHSLGGSMGMRISLIEGGRVVADTNVPFDEIGRLDDHSTRPEVLAALGGEVGQATRHSVTLDRDMIYMARKLAGQEGAPDAVLRLAAPVSLVRLHLQRMRWALLAAVVPLLVGSGVLLWLLSRTITSGIAQFTEAAQAIGDGDYRRKILFYPAAEFQPLAEAINRMAKKIKKNVKIIENQRGELWAMFEGMSEGVMVLDSAGLILHVNPALSSIFPRAHEFIGRAPLEATMSLDIQNIVDSVMAGHTSERVNRQIELKDRHCAEMTVVPFRDHKFRPRVILVFHDTSEQKRVERVLRDFVANASHQLRTPLTSIRGYAETLLDAPPAEDEKRREFLEIIHANAVHMAKVIGGMFALAKSERDGKRPSDLHASIPQALDHALKNASFAAGDKDIALDLAALPENLPAAAADPDGLLQIVESILDNAIKYSPEGTTVSVSAEADGGSVVLRFADQGPGISEENQARIFERFFRADGNGVDGAGSAGLGLAICRHIARNYGGEVTVQSPMDPQAGTGSVFTVRLPVA, encoded by the coding sequence ATGCCCAGAGTGCGATCCATTCAGATGCGTGTTTTGTTGTGGGGCTGGGGCGTGCTTATCGCCGGACTGGCCCTTGCCTTCTGGCGCTACAGTTCCACCCTGGACCAGGAAACCGCGCGGGATTTTGAGCGCGACACCCAGGCCAAACTGGCTACGGTGCAATGGCTGCTGGAACGCGGCGGCCCCTTCGCCGACCCCCGCGACCGCCAGGACTTTCTCCATTCCCTGGGCGGCAGCATGGGGATGCGCATTTCCCTTATCGAAGGCGGCCGCGTGGTGGCCGACACCAACGTCCCGTTCGACGAGATCGGCAGGCTCGACGACCACTCCACCCGGCCAGAGGTGCTGGCCGCCCTGGGCGGAGAGGTGGGCCAGGCCACCCGCCACAGCGTCACCCTGGACCGCGACATGATCTACATGGCCCGAAAGCTGGCCGGGCAGGAGGGCGCCCCGGACGCCGTGCTGCGCCTGGCCGCGCCCGTGAGCCTGGTGCGCCTGCACCTGCAGCGAATGCGCTGGGCGCTTCTGGCCGCCGTGGTGCCCCTGCTGGTGGGGTCCGGCGTGCTTTTGTGGCTGTTGTCGCGCACCATCACCAGCGGCATCGCCCAGTTCACCGAGGCCGCCCAGGCCATCGGCGACGGCGACTACCGCCGCAAGATCCTCTTCTACCCGGCGGCCGAGTTCCAGCCCCTGGCCGAGGCCATCAACCGCATGGCCAAGAAGATCAAGAAGAACGTCAAAATCATCGAGAACCAGCGCGGCGAGCTCTGGGCCATGTTCGAGGGCATGAGCGAGGGCGTCATGGTCCTCGACTCCGCCGGGCTCATCCTGCACGTGAATCCGGCCCTGTCGAGCATCTTCCCGCGCGCGCACGAATTCATCGGCCGCGCCCCGCTTGAGGCCACCATGAGCCTGGACATCCAGAACATCGTGGACTCCGTCATGGCCGGACACACCAGCGAACGCGTCAACCGGCAGATCGAGCTCAAGGACCGCCACTGCGCGGAGATGACCGTGGTGCCCTTCCGCGACCACAAGTTCCGCCCGCGCGTCATTCTGGTTTTCCACGACACCAGCGAACAGAAGCGCGTGGAGCGCGTGCTGCGCGATTTCGTGGCCAACGCCTCGCACCAGCTGCGCACGCCGCTCACCAGCATTCGCGGCTACGCCGAGACCCTGCTCGACGCTCCCCCGGCCGAGGACGAGAAGCGCCGCGAGTTCCTGGAGATCATCCACGCCAACGCCGTGCATATGGCCAAGGTCATCGGCGGCATGTTCGCCCTGGCCAAGAGCGAGCGCGACGGCAAGCGTCCCAGCGACCTGCACGCCAGCATCCCGCAGGCCCTGGACCACGCCCTCAAAAATGCCTCCTTCGCCGCGGGGGACAAGGACATCGCCCTCGACCTGGCCGCCCTGCCGGAGAATCTGCCCGCCGCCGCCGCCGACCCGGACGGCCTGCTGCAGATTGTGGAGAGCATACTGGACAACGCCATCAAGTATTCGCCCGAGGGAACCACCGTGAGCGTGAGCGCGGAAGCCGACGGCGGCAGCGTGGTGCTGCGTTTCGCCGACCAGGGGCCGGGCATCTCCGAGGAAAATCAGGCGCGCATCTTCGAGCGCTTCTTCCGGGCCGATGGCAACGGCGTGGACGGTGCGGGCAGCGCGGGCCTGGGCCTGGCCATCTGCCGCCACATCGCCCGCAACTACGGGGGCGAGGTCACGGTGCAGTCGCCCATGGACCCGCAGGCCGGCACGGGCAGCGTCTTCACCGTGCGCCTCCCTGTGGCCTAG
- a CDS encoding AzlD family protein has protein sequence MDALALPLCTILGMAAATYVSRAAGLALMRRVTPGPRLTRFMRAMPGAILASIIAPSALAAGPAEAAATAVTALAAWRFGNLPLAMCVGVAAVLVLRPFMP, from the coding sequence ATGGACGCCCTCGCCCTCCCGCTCTGCACCATTCTGGGCATGGCCGCCGCCACCTACGTCAGCCGCGCCGCAGGCCTCGCGCTCATGCGCCGCGTCACGCCCGGCCCCAGGCTCACCCGCTTCATGCGCGCCATGCCCGGAGCCATTCTCGCTTCCATCATCGCGCCCAGCGCGCTGGCCGCAGGCCCGGCCGAGGCCGCGGCGACCGCGGTGACGGCGCTGGCCGCCTGGCGCTTCGGCAACCTGCCGTTGGCCATGTGCGTGGGCGTGGCCGCCGTGCTGGTTCTGCGCCCCTTCATGCCCTAG
- a CDS encoding AzlC family ABC transporter permease encodes MKHASPSLPDRLPFTVPGLLAGFRACAPVALGVGVYGVLFGLLARQKGLSWLEAQSMSLLIFAGASQLISLDLWGPELPVLSLIATTFIVNLRHVLMGAALSPQLMRLSGRQAYGSLFFMTDESWAVALARWAEDRRRAAGSDGAFLLGAGLAVYCFWNASTALGHLLVRGLDDPARYGLDFAFTAVFTALLVGLKPRRADVLPLAAAVAAALAVARFCPGKWYILAGAMAGGLTAAFLPEPQNAGDDR; translated from the coding sequence ATGAAGCACGCCTCCCCCTCCCTGCCCGATCGCCTCCCCTTCACCGTCCCCGGCCTGCTGGCGGGCTTCCGGGCCTGCGCGCCCGTGGCGCTCGGCGTGGGCGTGTACGGGGTGCTCTTCGGCCTGCTGGCGCGGCAAAAAGGATTAAGCTGGCTGGAGGCCCAGTCCATGAGCCTGCTCATCTTCGCCGGGGCCAGCCAGCTCATTTCCCTGGATCTGTGGGGACCGGAGCTGCCGGTCCTCTCGCTCATCGCCACCACCTTCATCGTGAACCTGCGCCATGTGCTCATGGGCGCGGCGCTCTCCCCGCAGCTGATGCGCCTGTCCGGAAGACAAGCATATGGTTCGCTGTTCTTCATGACCGACGAGTCCTGGGCCGTGGCCCTGGCCCGCTGGGCCGAGGACCGCCGCCGCGCCGCCGGGAGCGACGGCGCCTTCCTGCTGGGCGCGGGCCTAGCGGTGTATTGCTTCTGGAACGCCTCCACAGCGCTGGGGCACCTGCTGGTGCGCGGCCTGGACGACCCGGCGCGCTACGGGCTGGACTTCGCCTTCACGGCCGTGTTCACGGCGCTGCTGGTGGGCCTCAAGCCCAGGCGGGCCGATGTGCTCCCCCTTGCGGCGGCCGTGGCCGCCGCGCTCGCCGTGGCCCGCTTCTGCCCCGGCAAGTGGTACATCCTGGCCGGGGCCATGGCCGGCGGGCTTACCGCCGCCTTCCTCCCCGAGCCGCAAAACGCGGGAGACGACCGCTGA
- a CDS encoding AraC family transcriptional regulator — translation MPHATRPHFADEARFFRSPALPGTELLAARFFRHSFAPHWHEGYVVAVITAGAEGYRCKGARHVAEPWTLACINPGEIHTGERAAEQGWAYRVFYPDARTLADLARQMRPGSCGAGLPRLPQQVVRDAELAQALVRAHLLLEADTDRLEAQAAAMDALCALLARHGGEPEAAAPTTASRHVATMRERLAADLSEPLTLEELGGCVGLSAFHAARIFARESGMPPHAWRNALRVNRSLPLLRAGASVAQAASACGFADQSHFTRHFRRVFGVAPGRWRA, via the coding sequence ATGCCCCACGCCACCCGACCCCACTTCGCCGACGAGGCGCGCTTCTTCCGTTCCCCGGCCCTGCCGGGCACGGAGCTGCTCGCCGCACGCTTCTTCCGCCACAGTTTCGCGCCACACTGGCACGAGGGCTACGTCGTCGCGGTGATCACCGCCGGGGCGGAAGGATACCGCTGCAAGGGCGCGCGCCATGTGGCCGAACCCTGGACCCTGGCCTGCATCAACCCCGGCGAGATCCACACCGGCGAGCGCGCGGCCGAACAGGGCTGGGCCTACCGAGTGTTCTACCCGGACGCCCGGACGCTGGCTGATCTGGCGCGGCAGATGCGCCCGGGCTCCTGTGGCGCGGGCCTGCCCCGGCTGCCGCAGCAGGTGGTGCGCGATGCGGAGCTTGCGCAGGCCTTGGTGCGGGCGCATCTGCTGCTGGAGGCCGACACCGACAGGCTGGAGGCCCAGGCCGCCGCCATGGACGCCCTGTGCGCCCTGCTTGCGCGGCATGGAGGCGAGCCGGAGGCCGCCGCGCCCACAACGGCCAGCCGCCACGTGGCGACCATGCGCGAGCGTCTGGCCGCGGACCTTTCCGAGCCGCTGACCCTGGAGGAACTGGGCGGGTGCGTGGGCCTTTCCGCCTTCCACGCCGCGCGCATCTTCGCCAGGGAGTCGGGAATGCCGCCCCACGCGTGGAGAAACGCCCTGCGCGTCAACCGCTCGCTGCCCCTGCTGCGCGCAGGCGCAAGCGTGGCCCAGGCGGCGAGCGCCTGCGGCTTTGCGGACCAAAGCCACTTCACCCGCCATTTCCGCCGGGTCTTCGGCGTTGCGCCGGGCCGCTGGCGCGCCTGA
- the sppA gene encoding signal peptide peptidase SppA, with protein sequence MARNPETSSTKFSEQHPLLFGVFLIILAVALFTGAMAFFRGLGGKSKPLSGDKIGLCKIEGMITDAREVTDFLAELRHDESVKGVLLRIDSPGGSVAPSQELYQAVRALSKVKPVVVSMGTAAASGGYYAAAPATLIVANPGSITGSIGVRAEYVNLQGLLDKLGLKTDLLASGRLKAAGSPTQPLTPEQRAYLMALIMDLHKQFVSDIAAARGMSEDAVAKLADGRAMTGRQALELKLVDKLGGQELAMETLRDMVKLDAKASIIEGPEKDLPLLPRLLGASLSAMAQAMLGQDAARSSATPGGLLIEYRQ encoded by the coding sequence ATGGCGAGGAATCCGGAAACTAGCAGCACGAAATTCTCCGAACAGCACCCGCTGCTGTTCGGAGTCTTTCTCATCATTCTGGCCGTGGCCCTCTTTACGGGGGCCATGGCCTTTTTCCGTGGGCTTGGCGGCAAGTCCAAGCCGCTCTCCGGCGACAAGATCGGCCTGTGCAAGATCGAAGGCATGATCACCGATGCCCGCGAGGTGACGGATTTCCTGGCCGAACTCAGGCACGACGAATCGGTGAAGGGCGTGCTGCTGCGCATCGACTCCCCCGGCGGGTCCGTGGCGCCCTCCCAGGAGCTGTACCAGGCCGTGCGCGCGCTCTCCAAGGTCAAGCCCGTGGTGGTGAGCATGGGCACGGCGGCCGCCAGCGGCGGCTACTACGCGGCCGCTCCGGCCACGCTCATCGTGGCCAACCCCGGCTCCATCACCGGCTCCATCGGCGTGCGCGCGGAATACGTGAACCTGCAAGGGCTGTTGGACAAGCTGGGCCTCAAGACGGACCTGCTGGCCAGCGGCAGGCTGAAGGCCGCTGGAAGCCCCACGCAGCCGTTGACGCCGGAGCAGCGCGCCTACCTCATGGCGCTCATCATGGACCTGCACAAGCAGTTCGTGTCCGACATCGCGGCCGCGCGCGGCATGTCCGAGGACGCAGTGGCCAAGCTGGCCGATGGCCGCGCCATGACCGGGCGGCAAGCCCTGGAGCTGAAGCTTGTGGACAAGCTGGGCGGCCAGGAGCTGGCCATGGAAACCCTGCGCGACATGGTCAAGCTGGACGCCAAGGCTTCGATCATCGAAGGCCCGGAAAAGGACCTGCCGCTTCTGCCCAGGCTCTTGGGCGCAAGCCTTTCCGCCATGGCCCAGGCCATGCTTGGCCAGGACGCCGCCCGCAGCTCCGCGACGCCTGGCGGCCTGCTCATCGAGTACCGCCAGTAG